The following proteins are encoded in a genomic region of Prionailurus viverrinus isolate Anna chromosome E3, UM_Priviv_1.0, whole genome shotgun sequence:
- the LOC125154101 gene encoding transforming growth factor beta-1-induced transcript 1 protein isoform X9: MEDLDALLSDLETTTSHMPRSGAPKERSPEPFTSPLPYGHQSQTGSGESSGASGDKDHLYSTVCKPRSPKPAAPAAPPFSSSSGVLGTGLCELDRLLQELNATQFNITDEIMSQFPSSKETAGEQKEDQSEDKKRPSLPPSPSPVLPKPSATSATLELDRLMASLSDFRVQNHLPTSGSTQPPVPSSVNEGSPSSPGPTSKGSLDTMLGLLQSDLSRRGVPTQTKGLCGSCNKPIAGQVVTALGRTWHPEHFICGGCSMSLGGSSFFEKDGAPFCPECYFERFSPRCGLCNQPIRHKMVTALGTHWHPEHFCCVSCGEPFGDEGFHEREGRPYCRRDFLQLFAPRCQGCQGPILDNYISALSALWHPDCFVCRECFAPFSGGSFFEHEGRPLCENHFHARRGSLCATCGLPVTGRCVSALGRRFHPDHFTCTFCLRPLTKGSFQERAGKPYCQPCFIKLFG; encoded by the exons ATGGAGGACCTGG ATGCCCTGCTGTCTGACCTGGAGACCACCACCTCACACATGCCAAGGTCAGGGGCTCCAAAAGAGAGGTCTCCGGAGCCTTTCACATCTCCCCTGCCCTATGGCCACCAGTCACAG ACAGGATCTGGGGAGTCTTCAGGAGCTTCTGGGGACAAGGACCATCTGTACAG taCGGTGTGCAAGCCTCGGTCCCCAAAACCTGCAGCTCCTGCGGCCCCTCCATTCTCCTCTTCCAGTGGTGTCTTGGGCACAGGCCTCTGTGAACTAGACCGATTGCTTCAGGAACTTAATGCTACCCAGTTCAACATCACAG aTGAAATAATGTCTCAGTTCCCATCTAGCAAGGAGACTGCAGGGGAACAGAAGGAGGACCAATCTGAGGACAAGAAAAGGCCCAGCCT CCCTCCCAGCCCATCCCCTGTTCTCCCAAAGCCTTCAGCAACCTCGGCCACCCTGGAATTGGATAGGCTGATGGCTTCACTGTCTGACTTCCGTGTCCAGAACCAC CTTCCAACCTCTGGGTCAACTCAGCCACCAGTGCCAAGCTCTGTGAATGAGGGCTCCCCATCCTCACCAGGGCCAACTAGCAAGGGCAGCCTAGACACCATGTTAGGACTGCTGCAGTCTGATCTCAGCCGCCGTGGTGTTCCCACCCAGACCAAGGGTCTCTGTGGCTCCTGCAATAAACCTATTGCTGGGCAG GTGGTGACTGCGCTGGGCCGTACTTGGCACCCTGAGCACTTCATTTGCGGTGGCTGTTCCATGTCCCTGGGAGGCAGCAGCTTCTTCGAGAAGGATGGAGCCCCCTTCTGCCCTGAGTGCTACTTTGAGCGCTTCTCCCCACGTTGTGGCCTCTGCAATCAACCCATCCGACAT AAGATGGTCACTGCCTTGGGCACACATTGGCACCCAGAGCATTTCTGCTGCGTCAGTTGTGGGGAGCCCTTCGGAGATGAGG GTTTTCATGAGCGTGAGGGCCGCCCCTACTGTCGCCGGGACTTCCTGCAGCTGTTCGCCCCGCGCTGCCAGGGCTGTCAAGGCCCCATTCTGGATAACTACATATCTGCACTCAGCGCCCTCTGGCACCCGGACTGTTTCGTCTGCAGG GAATGCTTCGCGCCCTTCTCGGGAGGCAGCTTTTTCGAGCATGAGGGACGCCCTCTGTGTGAGAACCACTTCCACGCGCGGCGTGGTTCATTGTGCGCTACGTGTGGCCTCCCGGTGACCGGCCGCTGTGTGTCAGCCCTGGGCCGCCGCTTCCACCCAGACCACTTCACCTGCACCTTTTGCCTGCGCCCTCTCACCAAGGGCTCCTTTCAAGAGCGTGCAGGCAAGCCCTACTGCCAGCCCTGCTTCATCAAGCTCTTCGGCTAA
- the ARMC5 gene encoding armadillo repeat-containing protein 5 isoform X2 has translation MRETRRGRTLKRPNYLAVTILQCVKTDSIQNRTARALGNLAMEPESCGDIHSAGAVPLLVESLTACQDSQCLQSVVRALRNLADSPQHRLALAQQGAVRPLAELLAAAPDPALTLALVRALLELSRGCSRACAEQLSLGGGLGPLVSLASHPKKAVREATILILANLCAQGLVRPALGNAGGVEVLLGELRRRRGPNGAGPASQQPLVRAVCLLCREAINRARLRDAGGLELLMGLLRDPRASAWHLRVVAALVGFLYDTGALGRLQALGLVPLLAGQLCGDAGDEEEEGREAASWDFPEERTPERAEAGSFRSLRSWLISEGYAAGPGDISPDWSPERCPPPPPPPEPAEPTSPTLGPTSLRTPRTLRTPGRSPAATSEEPWGREGPALLLLSRFSQAPDPSGALVTSPALCGLLAYVTGSPGPPSPRALRILARLTCNPACLEAFVRSYGAALLRAWLVLGVAPEDWPTLRARPVRRQHRELGEMLLQNLTVQAESPFGVGALTHLLLSGSPEDRVACALTLPFICRKPSLWRRLLLDQGGLRLLLSALTRPAPHPLFLFFAADSLSCLQGLVSPTVSPALPPTIPLDLDAPSPCLYERLLGPAPIPAPDLHFLLDSGLRLPAQRAASATASPFFRALLAGSFAEAQMDLVPLRGLSPSAAWPILHHLHGCRGCGAALGPVPPPGQPLLGSEAEEALEAAGRFLLPGLEEELEEAVSHIHLGPHGGPESVGEVFRLGRPRLVAHCARWALGPGQCPRKRALALVGLVEAAGEETGPLTEALLAVVMGVEFGGKGSSLDC, from the exons ATGAGAGAGACAAGAAGGGGCAGGACCCTCAAGAGACCAAATTATCTTGCAGTGACTATTCTTCAGTGCGTGAAGACAGACAGCATCCAGAACAGAACAGCCCGTGCTCTGGGGAATTTAGCCATGGAACCTGAGAGCTGTGGGGACATCCATTCTGCTG gTGCTGTTCCCTTGCTGGTTGAGAGCCTGACAGCCTGCCAGGACTCCCAGTGCCTGCAGAGTGTGGTGCGTGCCCTCCGCAACCTGGCCGACTCACCCCAGCACCGCCTGGCCCTGGCACAGCAGGGAGCAGTACGCCCTCTGGCTGAGCTTCTGGCCGCTGCCCCAGACCCTGCACTGACCTTGGCCCTAGTCCGTGCCCTCTTAGAGCTGAGTCGAGGCTGCTCCCGGGCCTGTGCTGAGCAGCTAAGTCTGGGTGGAGGATTAGGCCCACTGGTCAGTTTGGCCTCCCACCCCAAAAAGGCAGTACGGGAGGCAACTATCTTGATCCTTGCCAACCTGTGTGCCCAGGGCCTTGTACGGCCTGCATTGGGCAATGCTGGTGGTGTGGAAGTACTACTGGGTGAACTCCGGCGGCGCAGGGGACCTAATGGGGCTGGCCCAGCCTCTCAGCAGCCCCTGGTACGAGCCGTGTGCCTGCTGTGCCGGGAGGCCATCAACCGGGCCCGGCTGCGGGATGCTGGTGGTTTGGAGCTGTTGATGGGCCTGCTACGGGACCCTCgtgccagtgcctggcaccttCGTGTTGTGGCTGCCCTCGTGGGCTTCCTGTATGATACTGGAGCCCTGGGCCGGCTACAGGCTCTGGGACTTGTACCTCTCTTGGCTGGGCAGCTGTGTGGTGATGCTGGtgatgaggaagaagagggaagagaagctgCTTCCTGGGACTTTCCTGAGGAGCGGACCCCTGAGCGGGCAGAAGCTGGAAGCTTCCGAAGCCTAAG GTCATGGCTGATCTCTGAAGGCTACGCCGCAGGCCCGGGAGACATCTCTCCTGACTGGTCCCCTGAGCGATGTCCCCCACCTCCACCGCCACCGGAGccagctgagccaaccagccccaccctgggcccaACTTCACTGCGGACGCCTCGCACACTGCGCACACCTGGCCGCAGCCCTGCCGCCACCTCTGAGGAGCCTTGGGGCCGTGAGGGGCCAGCGCTGCTGCTGCTGTCGCGCTTCTCCCAGGCTCCCGACCCAAGTGGGGCATTGGTGACCAGCCCAGCCCTATGTGGCCTGCTGGCCTATGTGACGGGCTCACCGGGTCCACCGAGCCCACGTGCACTGCGCATCCTGGCACGCCTTACCTGCAACCCTGCCTGTCTCGAGGCCTTTGTGCGCAGCTATGGTGCTGCACTGCTGCGTGCCTGGCTTGTGTTAGGTGTTGCCCCGGAAGATTGGCCCACACTGCGTGCCCGCCCAGTTCGACGCCAGCACCGGGAGCTGG GTGAGATGCTGCTGCAGAACCTGACTGTGCAGGCTGAATCACCCTTTGGAGTGGGCGCCCTCACTCATCTGCTGCTCTCTGGAAGCCCTGAGGACCGCGTGGCCTGTGCACTGACCCTGCCCTTCATCTGTCG GAAGCCCTCTCTGTGGCGCCGGCTACTTCTGGACCAGGGCGGCCTCCGGCTCCTCCTCTCAGCACTAACTCGGCCAGCTCCACATccactcttcctcttctttgcTGCGGACTCCCTTTCCTGCCTCCAAGGCCTGGTGTCTCCCACTGTGAGCCCAGCCCTCCCACCTACAATCCCTTTGGATCTAGATGCCCCCTCCCCTTGCCTTTATGAACGTCTGCTGGGCCCagcccccatcccagcccctgACCTGCATTTCCTACTGGACTCAGGCCTAAGGCTCCCTGCCCAGCGAGCTGCCTCAGCTACTGCCTCCCCTTTCTTCCGGGCCCTGCTAGCTGGCAGCTTTGCCGAAGCCCAGATGGACCTGGTGCCACTTCGAGGCCTGTCACCCAGTGCAGCCTGGCCTATCCTGCATCACTTGCATGGCTGCCGGGGCTGTGGCGCTGCACTGGGGCCTGTTCCCCCACCAGGCCAGCCCCTGCTGGGCTCAGAGGCTGAGGAGGCACTGGAGGCTGCTGGCCGTTTTTTGCTCcctgggctggaggaggagctggaagaggcTGTGAGCCACATCCACCTGGGACCCCATGGTGGCCCAGAGTCAGTGGGTGAAGTATTCCGCCTGGGCCGGCCCCGACTGGTTGCACATTGTGCCCgctgggctctggggccagggCAGTGCCCTCGGAAACGGGCCTTGGCCTTAGTGGGGCTTGTGGAGGCAGCAGGCGAGGAGACAGGGCCCCTGACTGAGGCTTTACTGGCTGTGGTAATGGGGGTTGAATTCGGGGGCAAGGGTTCCAGCTTAGACTGTTGA
- the ARMC5 gene encoding armadillo repeat-containing protein 5 isoform X1, with product MAAAKPTLTDSLSFCLAQLTAAAGEGLGGGKDTATNETPLGRALLALRTRHVKAAGGIERFRARGGLRPLLALLRRAAAAGPAPSQAGSGSAPSSVESAIYDGPAPSSGPAPSSASSSSPSPPARLRKTLDLALSILANCCTEGACRAEVRRLGGILSLVTILQCVKTDSIQNRTARALGNLAMEPESCGDIHSAGAVPLLVESLTACQDSQCLQSVVRALRNLADSPQHRLALAQQGAVRPLAELLAAAPDPALTLALVRALLELSRGCSRACAEQLSLGGGLGPLVSLASHPKKAVREATILILANLCAQGLVRPALGNAGGVEVLLGELRRRRGPNGAGPASQQPLVRAVCLLCREAINRARLRDAGGLELLMGLLRDPRASAWHLRVVAALVGFLYDTGALGRLQALGLVPLLAGQLCGDAGDEEEEGREAASWDFPEERTPERAEAGSFRSLRSWLISEGYAAGPGDISPDWSPERCPPPPPPPEPAEPTSPTLGPTSLRTPRTLRTPGRSPAATSEEPWGREGPALLLLSRFSQAPDPSGALVTSPALCGLLAYVTGSPGPPSPRALRILARLTCNPACLEAFVRSYGAALLRAWLVLGVAPEDWPTLRARPVRRQHRELGEMLLQNLTVQAESPFGVGALTHLLLSGSPEDRVACALTLPFICRKPSLWRRLLLDQGGLRLLLSALTRPAPHPLFLFFAADSLSCLQGLVSPTVSPALPPTIPLDLDAPSPCLYERLLGPAPIPAPDLHFLLDSGLRLPAQRAASATASPFFRALLAGSFAEAQMDLVPLRGLSPSAAWPILHHLHGCRGCGAALGPVPPPGQPLLGSEAEEALEAAGRFLLPGLEEELEEAVSHIHLGPHGGPESVGEVFRLGRPRLVAHCARWALGPGQCPRKRALALVGLVEAAGEETGPLTEALLAVVMGVEFGGKGSSLDC from the exons ATGGCGGCTGCGAAACCGACTCTTACGGACTCGCTCTCGTTCTGCCTCGCGCAGCTCACAGCGGCGGCCGGGGAGGGTCTAGGTGGGGGAAAGGACACAGCTACCAACGAGACTCCCTTGGGCCGTGCGCTCTTAGCCCTCCGCACACGCCACGTCAAGGCAGCAGGGGGAATCGAGCGCTTCCGGGCGCGCGGCGGGCTCCGCCCCCTTCTCGCGCTGCTGCGGCGAGCGGCGGCAGCGGGTCCCGCCCCGTCCCAGGCTGGCTCAGGCTCCGCCCCCTCGTCGGTCGAGTCAGCGATTTATGATGGCCCCGCCCCCTCGTcgggccctgccccctcctctgcgtCGTCGTCGTCGCCCTCGCCGCCAGCGCGCCTGCGCAAGACCCTGGACTTGGCGCTCAGCATCCTAGCCAACTGCTGTACGGAAGGGGCGTGCCGGGCTGAAGTGCGCAGGCTCGGAGGCATTCTCTCTTTGG TGACTATTCTTCAGTGCGTGAAGACAGACAGCATCCAGAACAGAACAGCCCGTGCTCTGGGGAATTTAGCCATGGAACCTGAGAGCTGTGGGGACATCCATTCTGCTG gTGCTGTTCCCTTGCTGGTTGAGAGCCTGACAGCCTGCCAGGACTCCCAGTGCCTGCAGAGTGTGGTGCGTGCCCTCCGCAACCTGGCCGACTCACCCCAGCACCGCCTGGCCCTGGCACAGCAGGGAGCAGTACGCCCTCTGGCTGAGCTTCTGGCCGCTGCCCCAGACCCTGCACTGACCTTGGCCCTAGTCCGTGCCCTCTTAGAGCTGAGTCGAGGCTGCTCCCGGGCCTGTGCTGAGCAGCTAAGTCTGGGTGGAGGATTAGGCCCACTGGTCAGTTTGGCCTCCCACCCCAAAAAGGCAGTACGGGAGGCAACTATCTTGATCCTTGCCAACCTGTGTGCCCAGGGCCTTGTACGGCCTGCATTGGGCAATGCTGGTGGTGTGGAAGTACTACTGGGTGAACTCCGGCGGCGCAGGGGACCTAATGGGGCTGGCCCAGCCTCTCAGCAGCCCCTGGTACGAGCCGTGTGCCTGCTGTGCCGGGAGGCCATCAACCGGGCCCGGCTGCGGGATGCTGGTGGTTTGGAGCTGTTGATGGGCCTGCTACGGGACCCTCgtgccagtgcctggcaccttCGTGTTGTGGCTGCCCTCGTGGGCTTCCTGTATGATACTGGAGCCCTGGGCCGGCTACAGGCTCTGGGACTTGTACCTCTCTTGGCTGGGCAGCTGTGTGGTGATGCTGGtgatgaggaagaagagggaagagaagctgCTTCCTGGGACTTTCCTGAGGAGCGGACCCCTGAGCGGGCAGAAGCTGGAAGCTTCCGAAGCCTAAG GTCATGGCTGATCTCTGAAGGCTACGCCGCAGGCCCGGGAGACATCTCTCCTGACTGGTCCCCTGAGCGATGTCCCCCACCTCCACCGCCACCGGAGccagctgagccaaccagccccaccctgggcccaACTTCACTGCGGACGCCTCGCACACTGCGCACACCTGGCCGCAGCCCTGCCGCCACCTCTGAGGAGCCTTGGGGCCGTGAGGGGCCAGCGCTGCTGCTGCTGTCGCGCTTCTCCCAGGCTCCCGACCCAAGTGGGGCATTGGTGACCAGCCCAGCCCTATGTGGCCTGCTGGCCTATGTGACGGGCTCACCGGGTCCACCGAGCCCACGTGCACTGCGCATCCTGGCACGCCTTACCTGCAACCCTGCCTGTCTCGAGGCCTTTGTGCGCAGCTATGGTGCTGCACTGCTGCGTGCCTGGCTTGTGTTAGGTGTTGCCCCGGAAGATTGGCCCACACTGCGTGCCCGCCCAGTTCGACGCCAGCACCGGGAGCTGG GTGAGATGCTGCTGCAGAACCTGACTGTGCAGGCTGAATCACCCTTTGGAGTGGGCGCCCTCACTCATCTGCTGCTCTCTGGAAGCCCTGAGGACCGCGTGGCCTGTGCACTGACCCTGCCCTTCATCTGTCG GAAGCCCTCTCTGTGGCGCCGGCTACTTCTGGACCAGGGCGGCCTCCGGCTCCTCCTCTCAGCACTAACTCGGCCAGCTCCACATccactcttcctcttctttgcTGCGGACTCCCTTTCCTGCCTCCAAGGCCTGGTGTCTCCCACTGTGAGCCCAGCCCTCCCACCTACAATCCCTTTGGATCTAGATGCCCCCTCCCCTTGCCTTTATGAACGTCTGCTGGGCCCagcccccatcccagcccctgACCTGCATTTCCTACTGGACTCAGGCCTAAGGCTCCCTGCCCAGCGAGCTGCCTCAGCTACTGCCTCCCCTTTCTTCCGGGCCCTGCTAGCTGGCAGCTTTGCCGAAGCCCAGATGGACCTGGTGCCACTTCGAGGCCTGTCACCCAGTGCAGCCTGGCCTATCCTGCATCACTTGCATGGCTGCCGGGGCTGTGGCGCTGCACTGGGGCCTGTTCCCCCACCAGGCCAGCCCCTGCTGGGCTCAGAGGCTGAGGAGGCACTGGAGGCTGCTGGCCGTTTTTTGCTCcctgggctggaggaggagctggaagaggcTGTGAGCCACATCCACCTGGGACCCCATGGTGGCCCAGAGTCAGTGGGTGAAGTATTCCGCCTGGGCCGGCCCCGACTGGTTGCACATTGTGCCCgctgggctctggggccagggCAGTGCCCTCGGAAACGGGCCTTGGCCTTAGTGGGGCTTGTGGAGGCAGCAGGCGAGGAGACAGGGCCCCTGACTGAGGCTTTACTGGCTGTGGTAATGGGGGTTGAATTCGGGGGCAAGGGTTCCAGCTTAGACTGTTGA